Proteins from a genomic interval of Treponema brennaborense DSM 12168:
- the feoB gene encoding ferrous iron transport protein B, whose product MTYKIALAGNPNCGKTTLFNVLTGSNQFVGNWPGVTVEKKEGKLKGYTDVTVMDLPGIYSLSPYTQEEVVSRNYLVNERPDVILNIIDGTNLERNLYLTTQLAELGIPMVVAVNMMDIVKRNGDVIHKEALSKQIGCPVFEISALKGTGIAEAVAKTVDFASKGDAMRYQHRFAGCVEHALAHIEEAVLHDMDEKVQRWYAVKLFERDEKVVKMLKQSGVLSDEMRAHIESDIVSCEKELDDDSESIITAERYKYIESIIKSCRTKKGTQGLSVSDKIDRVVTNRFLALPIFAAVMFFVYFVSVTTVGAMLTDFTNDTLVGEWIMAPLSGFMESAGVAPWLSGLIVDGIIGGVGAVIGFVPQMLVLFLMLAWLEACGYMARVAFIMDRIFRRFGLSGKSFIPMLIGSGCGVPGIMASRTIENERDRRMTIITTTFIPCGAKMPIVALIAGALFGGAWWVAPSAYFVGVAAVIVSGIVLKKTRMFAGDPAPFVMELPSYHLPTAGNVLRSMWERGWSFIKKAGTVILLSTVFVWFTSNFGFTENGFGMVDDLSDGLLAVIGRGFAWIFAPLGWGNWQAAVAAITGLVAKENVVGTFGVLYGFAEVAEDGAEIWGTLASSFTALSAYSFLIFNLLCAPCFAAMGAIKREMNSGKWTSFAIAYQCLFAWVISLCVYQLGMLFTGHGFTVLTGVALLACAALLWMLFRPARASDKSIA is encoded by the coding sequence ATGACATATAAGATAGCACTTGCAGGTAATCCGAATTGCGGTAAAACGACGTTGTTCAACGTGCTGACCGGTTCAAATCAGTTCGTCGGAAACTGGCCGGGAGTTACGGTTGAAAAAAAAGAAGGAAAGCTGAAAGGCTACACGGACGTAACGGTCATGGACCTTCCCGGTATTTATTCGCTTTCTCCGTATACGCAGGAAGAAGTCGTTTCGCGCAATTATCTGGTTAACGAGCGCCCCGACGTCATTTTGAATATTATCGACGGTACCAATCTTGAACGCAATTTGTATTTGACGACGCAGCTCGCGGAACTCGGTATTCCGATGGTCGTCGCCGTAAACATGATGGATATCGTCAAGCGGAACGGAGATGTCATTCATAAAGAGGCGCTGTCAAAGCAGATCGGCTGTCCGGTTTTTGAAATTTCGGCGTTAAAAGGTACCGGTATAGCGGAGGCCGTTGCAAAGACAGTCGATTTTGCAAGTAAAGGCGATGCGATGCGGTATCAGCATCGGTTCGCCGGCTGTGTGGAACACGCGCTCGCTCATATCGAAGAAGCGGTGCTTCACGATATGGATGAAAAGGTACAGCGCTGGTACGCGGTCAAGCTGTTCGAGCGTGATGAAAAAGTCGTTAAAATGCTGAAACAGAGCGGCGTTCTTTCAGACGAAATGCGTGCGCATATCGAAAGCGACATCGTTTCGTGCGAAAAGGAACTCGACGACGACAGTGAAAGTATCATTACGGCCGAACGGTATAAATATATCGAATCGATCATCAAAAGCTGCCGTACGAAAAAAGGCACGCAGGGTTTGTCCGTGTCGGACAAGATCGACCGCGTCGTAACGAACCGTTTTCTGGCGCTGCCGATTTTTGCCGCGGTGATGTTTTTCGTGTATTTCGTTTCCGTTACGACGGTCGGTGCGATGCTGACCGATTTTACGAACGATACGCTCGTCGGCGAATGGATCATGGCGCCGCTGTCAGGCTTTATGGAAAGCGCGGGCGTTGCGCCGTGGCTTTCGGGACTTATCGTCGACGGTATTATCGGCGGTGTGGGAGCGGTTATCGGCTTCGTGCCGCAGATGCTCGTGCTGTTCCTGATGCTGGCGTGGCTTGAAGCGTGCGGCTACATGGCGCGCGTCGCGTTCATTATGGACCGTATTTTCCGCCGGTTCGGCCTTTCCGGTAAATCGTTCATTCCGATGCTGATAGGCTCCGGCTGCGGCGTTCCGGGTATTATGGCGAGCCGCACGATCGAAAACGAACGCGACCGCAGAATGACGATCATAACGACGACGTTCATTCCCTGCGGTGCAAAAATGCCGATCGTAGCGCTTATTGCGGGCGCGCTGTTCGGCGGTGCCTGGTGGGTGGCGCCGAGTGCGTACTTCGTGGGTGTGGCGGCGGTCATCGTGTCGGGAATCGTGCTGAAAAAGACCCGGATGTTTGCCGGTGATCCGGCGCCGTTCGTTATGGAACTTCCGTCGTATCACTTACCGACTGCGGGCAACGTGCTGCGCAGCATGTGGGAGCGCGGCTGGTCGTTTATCAAAAAAGCCGGAACCGTTATTCTGCTTTCAACCGTGTTCGTGTGGTTTACGTCGAACTTCGGTTTTACCGAAAACGGATTCGGTATGGTGGACGATTTGTCCGACGGATTGCTGGCCGTGATCGGCCGCGGATTTGCCTGGATTTTTGCGCCGCTGGGATGGGGCAACTGGCAGGCTGCCGTTGCGGCGATTACCGGATTGGTGGCCAAAGAGAACGTCGTCGGTACGTTCGGCGTGTTGTACGGATTTGCCGAAGTGGCGGAAGACGGTGCCGAAATCTGGGGTACGCTCGCGTCGAGTTTTACCGCGCTTTCAGCGTATTCGTTCCTGATTTTCAACCTGTTGTGCGCACCGTGTTTTGCGGCGATGGGGGCTATCAAACGTGAAATGAACAGCGGTAAATGGACTTCGTTCGCTATCGCGTATCAGTGTCTGTTTGCCTGGGTTATTTCGCTGTGCGTGTATCAGCTGGGTATGCTGTTTACCGGCCACGGATTCACCGTTCTGACGGGAGTTGCGCTTCTTGCGTGCGCCGCGTTGTTGTGGATGCTGTTCCGGCCGGCTCGGGCATCGGATAAAAGTATTGCATAA
- a CDS encoding AAA family ATPase produces the protein MIKIAIYGKGGIGKSTTTANLSAALSGMGYTVMQIGCDPKADSVKTLMGGVKIPSVLDRLRGVCDSGGCGSKWGGSDFGGAGIKLEDIVFKGFNGVLCVEAGGPTPGIGCAGRGIITAFEKLEELGAYETYRPDIVLYDVLGDVVCGGFAMPIRNGYADHVFIVTSGEMMSLYAAGNIASAVRNFGARGYASYSGVILNARNVENEREIVERALLEIGGSIVSEIPRSGTVQEAELQGKTVIEACPDSEQAERYRELARRILKLTGAEAPCETVCGSPCERTASVADAAVIAEGRYV, from the coding sequence ATGATAAAAATTGCGATATACGGTAAGGGCGGCATCGGGAAATCGACGACGACGGCCAATTTGTCCGCCGCGCTCAGCGGCATGGGCTATACCGTCATGCAAATCGGCTGCGACCCGAAGGCCGATTCGGTAAAAACGCTTATGGGCGGAGTGAAAATACCGTCCGTGCTCGACCGGCTGCGCGGCGTTTGTGATTCCGGCGGCTGCGGCTCAAAATGGGGCGGCAGCGATTTCGGCGGCGCCGGCATAAAACTTGAAGACATCGTGTTCAAAGGGTTCAACGGCGTTTTGTGCGTCGAAGCGGGCGGGCCGACGCCGGGGATAGGCTGCGCGGGGCGCGGTATTATAACGGCTTTTGAAAAATTGGAGGAACTCGGCGCGTATGAAACGTACCGGCCCGACATCGTTCTGTACGACGTACTCGGCGACGTCGTGTGCGGCGGCTTCGCCATGCCGATCCGGAACGGATACGCCGATCACGTGTTTATCGTTACGTCGGGAGAAATGATGTCGCTGTACGCGGCGGGCAACATCGCGTCTGCGGTGCGTAATTTCGGCGCGCGCGGATACGCTTCGTATTCGGGCGTTATCCTGAACGCGCGCAACGTTGAAAACGAACGCGAGATCGTGGAACGTGCACTGCTTGAAATCGGCGGCAGCATCGTGTCGGAAATTCCGCGCTCCGGTACGGTGCAGGAAGCCGAATTGCAGGGAAAGACCGTCATCGAAGCCTGTCCCGATTCGGAGCAGGCCGAGCGCTACCGGGAATTGGCGCGCCGCATTCTGAAGCTGACGGGTGCGGAAGCGCCTTGCGAAACGGTTTGCGGATCACCTTGCGAGCGTACGGCGAGCGTAGCGGACGCGGCAGTTATTGCGGAAGGACGGTACGTATGA
- a CDS encoding ABC transporter ATP-binding protein, translated as MTFEVRNGCFGYGRTQILSDINFSVDGGEILAVLGANGAGKTTLLKCLLGLLKWRSGNTFVDGRNIGALKAAELWRYVAYVPQAKQSVFGYSALDMVLLGRSSRVGTFSQPKSSDLAAAEQALNDTGITHLKDRQCSRMSGGELQMVLIARALCAEPRLLVLDEPESNLDFKNQLVILETVKKLSRERHISAIINTHYPNHALQLADKALLLDKAGSACFGRAAEIISESNMKNVFGVRVHISEFAYQGTDFKTVTPLCIA; from the coding sequence ATGACGTTTGAAGTACGAAACGGTTGTTTCGGATATGGGCGTACGCAGATTTTGAGCGATATCAATTTTTCCGTAGACGGCGGGGAGATTTTGGCCGTTTTGGGTGCGAACGGCGCGGGCAAGACGACGCTGCTGAAATGTCTGCTGGGACTGCTCAAATGGCGGTCCGGGAACACGTTCGTCGACGGGCGGAATATCGGCGCCCTGAAAGCAGCCGAATTGTGGCGGTACGTTGCGTACGTTCCCCAAGCGAAACAGAGCGTTTTCGGTTATTCGGCGCTGGATATGGTTTTACTCGGCAGAAGTTCGCGGGTCGGAACGTTTTCGCAGCCCAAGTCGTCCGATCTTGCCGCCGCGGAACAGGCGCTGAACGATACGGGGATCACGCATTTGAAAGACCGGCAGTGTTCGCGCATGAGCGGCGGCGAGCTGCAAATGGTATTGATCGCGCGGGCACTGTGCGCCGAACCGCGTCTGCTCGTGCTCGACGAACCGGAATCCAACCTCGATTTCAAAAATCAGCTGGTCATTCTCGAGACGGTAAAAAAACTGTCGCGGGAGCGGCACATTTCGGCGATTATCAACACGCACTATCCGAATCACGCGCTGCAACTGGCCGACAAAGCGCTGCTTTTGGATAAAGCCGGTTCGGCGTGTTTCGGTCGGGCGGCGGAAATCATATCGGAAAGCAATATGAAAAACGTATTCGGCGTGCGCGTCCACATCAGCGAATTCGCGTATCAGGGAACCGATTTCAAAACGGTAACGCCGCTGTGCATCGCCTGA
- a CDS encoding FeoB-associated Cys-rich membrane protein, with translation MATIIVGIIVLAVIAAAVIKIIRDKKSGKGCGSCASSGSCPHCGGCGCHGDE, from the coding sequence ATGGCAACGATTATTGTCGGAATCATCGTGCTCGCAGTGATTGCTGCGGCGGTAATAAAAATCATCCGCGATAAAAAAAGCGGCAAGGGATGCGGCAGTTGCGCGTCGTCGGGAAGCTGCCCGCACTGCGGCGGCTGCGGCTGTCACGGTGATGAATGA
- a CDS encoding nitrogenase component 1: MSCCGYCASFDKTLHYVSPAHGGWGVIRVAALVPESWLLFVAPFACGRHGALGGIEAGIKDRVFYVFMDERDIVSGDYEALIPDAVGELFDTLGTRPKVLFVFVSCLDDLLGTDNEAIIERLSASYPDVAFRSCHMNPVSMDTPNPPGVTLLDTMYGLLQKPTVRTTDGRRIVMLAGNNAALNGDCELSSLLAEKGIRLRHIGECRSFAEFQELGGSALNLLLRPAAQKACRSLETRLGIPYLESWVTYDPDDVARWYRTLEEKLGTGPLGWEAAYEEAQRAVAQTLLAVGSVPIAIDYQAVLLPFSLARMLLSHGFSVCHIAAKECPAIDAENKRWITEHHPDVQTLNPLHPDMVRFALRGTDCICIGFDCSYMTGSTKTVNLMEDEGLFGFAGICTLMKKIRDAAVSETDLRTVIREAKLVI; this comes from the coding sequence ATGAGCTGCTGCGGATACTGCGCGTCGTTCGATAAAACGCTGCACTACGTTTCTCCCGCACACGGCGGCTGGGGCGTTATCAGGGTTGCCGCGCTGGTGCCGGAAAGCTGGCTGCTGTTCGTCGCACCGTTCGCGTGCGGCCGGCACGGCGCGCTCGGCGGTATAGAGGCGGGAATAAAAGATCGAGTGTTTTACGTGTTTATGGACGAACGGGATATCGTGTCGGGAGATTACGAAGCGCTGATTCCCGACGCCGTCGGCGAATTGTTCGATACGCTCGGAACGAGGCCGAAAGTGCTGTTCGTATTCGTTTCGTGTCTGGACGATTTACTCGGAACGGATAACGAAGCGATTATCGAACGGCTTTCGGCTTCGTATCCCGACGTCGCGTTTCGCTCGTGCCATATGAATCCGGTTTCAATGGATACGCCGAATCCGCCGGGCGTAACGCTGCTGGACACGATGTACGGACTGCTGCAAAAACCGACCGTACGGACAACGGACGGAAGGCGGATCGTGATGCTGGCGGGCAATAACGCCGCGCTGAACGGCGACTGCGAACTTTCTTCGCTGCTTGCCGAAAAAGGAATCCGGCTGCGCCATATCGGCGAATGCCGTTCGTTCGCGGAATTTCAGGAACTCGGCGGCAGTGCGCTCAACCTGCTTTTGCGGCCGGCGGCGCAAAAAGCGTGCCGTTCTTTGGAAACCCGTTTGGGCATTCCGTATCTTGAATCGTGGGTTACCTACGATCCGGACGATGTGGCGCGCTGGTATCGGACTTTAGAAGAAAAATTGGGAACGGGACCGCTCGGCTGGGAAGCCGCGTACGAGGAAGCGCAGCGTGCCGTTGCCCAAACGCTGCTCGCCGTCGGTTCCGTCCCGATCGCGATAGACTATCAGGCGGTGTTGCTGCCGTTTTCACTTGCGCGGATGCTGCTTTCCCACGGTTTTTCCGTGTGCCACATCGCTGCAAAAGAATGTCCCGCGATCGACGCGGAAAACAAACGGTGGATTACGGAACATCATCCCGACGTGCAGACGCTGAACCCGCTCCATCCCGATATGGTGCGTTTCGCGCTGCGCGGTACGGACTGTATCTGCATAGGCTTCGATTGCAGCTATATGACCGGTTCGACGAAAACGGTCAATCTGATGGAAGACGAAGGTTTGTTCGGTTTCGCGGGTATCTGCACGCTGATGAAAAAAATTCGCGACGCCGCGGTGTCGGAAACCGATTTGCGGACGGTAATCAGGGAGGCGAAGCTGGTCATATGA
- a CDS encoding ABC transporter substrate-binding protein translates to MSKKIYIFVLTAAALLTAVLPGCSKTAKPQAAETRVITDHTGGEIEIPVQINRIVIGSLLPLPSVYCLFAGSAEKIVGMNPGSMSAAENSFLPMLFPDILNADTGFVENNTVNIEQLLNLEPDVVFYSATNQQEREAYQAAGIPAVGFSTSIAGFNCIETYAAWISLLGDIFGEEEKAREMIEYGRQTEARISAKIASVPESEKPRVLILFHYDNGIIKTSGSNFFGQYWIETAGGINVARDLNGMPQINMEQVYAWDPDMIFITNFSPYLPEDLYGNAIAGHDWSTVKAVRNGRVYKFPLGMYRWYPPSSDTPLSLQWLACKMQPQLFADTDMDEVIKSYYARFYNVQLTDGDLRTIYNPARAASGK, encoded by the coding sequence ATGTCAAAAAAAATATATATATTCGTACTGACGGCGGCGGCGCTGCTGACCGCCGTGCTTCCGGGGTGTTCAAAAACGGCAAAGCCGCAGGCAGCCGAAACGCGGGTCATTACCGATCACACCGGCGGCGAAATCGAAATACCGGTGCAGATAAACCGCATCGTCATCGGCTCCCTTTTGCCGCTGCCGTCGGTGTATTGCCTGTTCGCCGGTTCTGCGGAAAAAATCGTTGGAATGAATCCGGGATCGATGTCCGCCGCTGAAAATTCCTTTTTGCCGATGCTGTTTCCCGATATTCTGAACGCGGACACCGGCTTCGTTGAAAACAATACGGTGAACATCGAACAGCTGCTGAATCTTGAGCCGGACGTCGTGTTCTATTCGGCAACGAATCAGCAGGAACGAGAGGCGTATCAGGCAGCGGGAATTCCCGCCGTCGGGTTTTCAACGTCGATCGCGGGCTTTAACTGCATTGAAACGTACGCCGCCTGGATCAGCCTGTTGGGTGATATTTTCGGCGAGGAAGAGAAGGCCCGTGAAATGATCGAATACGGCCGGCAAACGGAAGCCCGTATCAGCGCAAAAATAGCCTCCGTTCCCGAATCGGAAAAACCGCGGGTTCTGATTCTTTTTCACTATGATAACGGAATCATCAAAACGTCCGGCAGTAATTTTTTCGGACAGTATTGGATAGAAACTGCCGGCGGAATAAACGTTGCCCGCGACTTGAACGGTATGCCGCAGATAAATATGGAACAGGTGTACGCGTGGGATCCCGACATGATTTTCATTACGAATTTTTCACCGTATTTGCCCGAAGATCTGTACGGCAACGCGATAGCCGGTCACGACTGGAGTACGGTAAAAGCGGTGCGGAACGGACGCGTGTATAAATTCCCGCTGGGAATGTACCGTTGGTATCCGCCTTCATCGGATACGCCGCTTTCACTGCAGTGGCTCGCCTGCAAAATGCAGCCGCAGCTGTTCGCCGACACGGATATGGACGAGGTGATCAAATCGTATTACGCACGGTTTTACAACGTGCAGTTAACGGACGGCGATTTACGGACCATATATAATCCGGCGCGCGCCGCTTCGGGAAAATGA
- a CDS encoding FecCD family ABC transporter permease, whose translation MNAIKKTAVRVPAAVLLLLLPAATALVCLGFGRYALSFSDTVRLILNVLAGKEVNATAYSVLFNVRLPRILLAASVGAGLACAGAAFQSLFTNPLATPDTLGVASGASFGAVLAMMAGGNLIAIQLTALVAGMVSCLLVYAIGRSKNKGSIVMVVLSGMVVSALFQALVSLLKYLADPEDQLPAITYWLMGSMAGASYRNLVLGLPFIGIGVVTLFLLRWRLNILSLSEDEAKSLGVNLPLLRFCVIASSSLITASCVSMCGQVGWVGLLVPHITRMISGSNNKSVVPFCISLGAVFMLVMDTAARSMSAAEIPLSILTAVIGAPFFISLLRKTGGTYL comes from the coding sequence ATGAACGCGATAAAAAAAACGGCGGTACGCGTTCCCGCCGCAGTGCTGCTGCTGCTGCTGCCGGCGGCGACGGCTTTGGTGTGTCTGGGCTTCGGACGGTACGCGCTGTCGTTTTCCGACACCGTGCGCCTCATACTGAACGTGCTTGCCGGAAAAGAAGTGAACGCAACGGCTTATTCGGTGCTGTTCAACGTGCGGCTGCCGCGGATACTGCTTGCGGCGTCCGTCGGCGCAGGACTTGCCTGTGCGGGTGCGGCGTTTCAGAGCCTGTTTACGAATCCGCTGGCAACTCCCGACACGCTCGGAGTTGCCAGCGGTGCGTCGTTCGGCGCGGTTTTGGCGATGATGGCCGGCGGCAATCTGATAGCGATACAGTTGACCGCGCTCGTAGCCGGTATGGTTTCGTGCCTGCTCGTCTACGCGATTGGCCGATCCAAAAATAAAGGTTCCATCGTTATGGTCGTTTTGTCCGGTATGGTGGTGTCCGCGCTGTTTCAGGCGTTGGTTTCACTGCTCAAATATTTGGCGGATCCCGAAGATCAGCTGCCGGCCATAACGTATTGGCTTATGGGAAGTATGGCGGGCGCGTCGTACCGGAATTTGGTATTGGGGCTGCCGTTTATCGGAATCGGAGTCGTTACGCTGTTCTTGTTGCGGTGGCGGCTGAATATTCTGTCGCTTTCGGAAGACGAAGCCAAATCGCTCGGAGTGAATTTGCCGCTCCTGAGGTTTTGCGTTATCGCTTCTTCTTCCCTGATAACGGCGTCGTGCGTTTCCATGTGCGGGCAGGTCGGCTGGGTGGGCTTGCTCGTGCCGCACATCACGCGGATGATTTCCGGCAGCAACAACAAGTCGGTCGTTCCGTTCTGCATCAGTTTGGGGGCAGTGTTTATGCTCGTGATGGATACGGCGGCGCGGAGTATGAGCGCTGCCGAAATTCCCCTGTCGATTCTGACGGCGGTCATCGGCGCGCCCTTTTTTATCAGTCTGCTTCGGAAAACGGGAGGTACGTATTTATGA
- a CDS encoding nitrogenase component 1, whose product MSKLCITLPPFAPDYSGIAAALFELGGLVVIHDASGCTGNYTGYDEPRWFGSDAAVFCSGLRHMDAVLGNDDLFISRIIAAALSLKPAFIAVLGSPVPMVIGTDFAGIAAEIEQRTGIPSFGFASNGLRYYGTGIAAAMRALVERYADAALPKTERTVNLLGMTPIDFAAGGNADDFIRAFEASGITVVAPFCMGLTLDAVKRCGTAALNVVVSQSGIAAARFMQRKFGTPFIVRTPIGSEPAAVEEACAFFGGTKAAVRCEPAANGESDAYSEPAAKGEPDDRLSSGGRVLIAGDQVVSDSIRCELRRRGFSGEICTASLFDTDADFLQPGDAAVRNEKQLRTLVRDGGYKTIVADPLVFQLVRDTSVRCIALPHPGVSGRLSWNTCLRYVSGTMDELINHIMV is encoded by the coding sequence ATGAGTAAATTATGCATTACGCTGCCGCCGTTCGCACCGGATTATTCGGGAATCGCGGCGGCGCTGTTCGAGCTGGGCGGTTTGGTTGTCATTCACGACGCGTCGGGTTGTACCGGAAATTATACCGGATACGACGAACCGCGCTGGTTCGGCTCCGACGCGGCCGTGTTCTGTTCAGGTCTGCGCCATATGGACGCGGTGCTCGGCAACGACGACCTGTTCATCAGCCGGATCATTGCGGCGGCGCTTTCGCTGAAGCCAGCGTTTATCGCCGTACTCGGCAGTCCCGTGCCGATGGTGATCGGCACCGACTTTGCGGGAATCGCGGCGGAAATCGAGCAGCGGACCGGAATTCCGAGTTTCGGGTTCGCCTCGAACGGTCTGCGCTATTACGGTACCGGAATAGCCGCGGCGATGCGGGCGCTGGTGGAACGTTACGCGGACGCCGCACTGCCGAAAACGGAGCGCACCGTAAACCTTTTGGGAATGACGCCGATCGATTTTGCAGCGGGCGGCAACGCGGATGATTTTATCCGCGCGTTCGAGGCGAGCGGAATAACGGTCGTCGCTCCGTTCTGTATGGGACTGACGCTCGACGCGGTGAAGCGTTGCGGAACTGCCGCGCTGAACGTCGTCGTTTCGCAAAGCGGAATCGCGGCGGCCCGTTTTATGCAGCGGAAATTCGGTACGCCGTTTATCGTGCGGACGCCGATCGGCAGCGAACCGGCGGCGGTTGAAGAAGCGTGCGCGTTTTTCGGCGGTACGAAAGCCGCCGTGCGCTGTGAGCCGGCGGCAAATGGCGAATCGGATGCGTACAGCGAGCCGGCGGCAAAAGGCGAACCTGACGACCGTTTATCGTCCGGCGGCCGCGTGCTGATCGCAGGTGATCAGGTCGTGTCGGATTCGATACGGTGCGAACTGCGCCGCCGCGGCTTTTCCGGTGAAATCTGCACGGCGTCCCTGTTCGATACGGATGCGGATTTCCTGCAGCCGGGAGACGCCGCCGTCCGCAATGAAAAACAACTGCGCACGCTGGTCCGCGACGGCGGGTATAAGACTATAGTCGCCGATCCGCTCGTTTTCCAACTGGTACGGGATACGTCCGTGCGCTGCATCGCGCTGCCGCATCCGGGAGTATCCGGGCGGCTGTCCTGGAACACGTGTCTGCGGTATGTAAGCGGCACGATGGATGAATTGATCAATCATATCATGGTATAG
- a CDS encoding flavodoxin produces the protein MKAVIVYASTTGNTEQMAQAIAEGVKAAGAEAVVSSAEKASEADALAADVLLLGSPAMGAEVLDDPMEAFFSSIENSLSGKKVGLFGSYDWGDGQWMRDWEERVKAAGAQLLNGAGLTVHLTPESADKESCTAFGTKAVRDK, from the coding sequence ATGAAAGCAGTTATCGTTTATGCCAGTACGACTGGTAATACGGAGCAGATGGCGCAGGCCATCGCGGAAGGAGTAAAAGCGGCCGGTGCGGAAGCGGTCGTCAGCAGCGCCGAAAAAGCTTCGGAAGCGGACGCGCTGGCGGCGGACGTGCTTCTGTTGGGAAGTCCCGCTATGGGAGCCGAAGTGCTCGACGATCCGATGGAAGCGTTTTTTTCGTCAATCGAAAATTCGCTTTCAGGAAAAAAAGTCGGTCTGTTCGGCTCGTACGATTGGGGCGACGGTCAGTGGATGCGCGATTGGGAAGAGCGCGTTAAAGCGGCCGGCGCGCAGTTGCTGAACGGCGCCGGTCTTACCGTGCACTTGACGCCGGAAAGCGCAGATAAAGAGTCCTGTACGGCTTTCGGTACAAAAGCCGTTCGTGATAAGTAA
- a CDS encoding DUF3793 family protein: protein MSIERTIIHFCAPSLCGIKAASLVSVGKDTYRQCLDRIRNLDGVLRGTGKRIVPVTRTENRTLLFVYDEALLNRRLCDPQIARYLGDKGYPVAEGAAAVLPAFLKRLSGAQRFPHETGVFLGYPLEDVVGFEAHGGCGCKYCGYWKVYGDVESARLLCSQYERCRTLCKQWFEEGHSIPRLIEKYTERQGAA from the coding sequence ATGAGCATTGAACGGACGATTATCCATTTTTGTGCGCCGTCGCTGTGCGGCATAAAAGCGGCTTCGCTGGTGTCCGTCGGAAAAGATACGTACCGGCAGTGTCTGGACCGTATCAGGAATTTGGACGGAGTGCTGCGCGGAACCGGTAAGCGAATCGTTCCCGTTACCCGGACGGAAAATCGGACGCTTCTGTTCGTGTACGACGAAGCGCTGCTGAACCGGCGGCTGTGTGATCCGCAGATTGCCCGGTATCTGGGTGACAAAGGATATCCCGTTGCCGAAGGAGCCGCCGCAGTGCTGCCGGCTTTTCTCAAGCGGCTGTCGGGCGCGCAGCGGTTTCCGCATGAAACGGGGGTGTTCCTCGGGTATCCGTTGGAAGACGTCGTCGGGTTTGAAGCGCACGGCGGCTGCGGCTGCAAATACTGCGGTTATTGGAAAGTGTACGGTGACGTTGAATCGGCGCGCCTGCTGTGTTCGCAGTACGAGCGGTGCCGGACGTTGTGCAAACAATGGTTCGAGGAAGGTCATTCCATTCCTCGGCTGATAGAAAAATATACGGAGCGGCAGGGCGCCGCGTGA
- a CDS encoding ABC transporter substrate-binding protein has translation MKKYRAAATAVLFCSGFLVLFSGCTPKKPIGTTRTIVDQVGHTVVLPEKIERVVIASVWPLASVYCLAFGTDTLVGLDPAIISAAENSMLIKIAPDIASIPSSFSKNGMLNAEALAALKPDVVLYASGVMEDYDVATQAGIPAVGFSLSIRDYNAVETINSWIELLGQVMGTDMSDSEYVAYGREMEALVAGRIASVKDTDKPAVMFIHKYSDTGMTVPGLSSWADYWISASGGRNVASAFKGSMTTGMEQVYAWNPDSIFITNFTEAVPEDLYANAIGTADWSPVQAVKTGNVRKLPLGMYRWYVTCSDSPLMLLWMAKQNQGELFADIDMEETVRDFYRRFYDLELSDADIERIWTPNRAAAAGIKK, from the coding sequence ATGAAAAAATACCGTGCCGCAGCTACCGCGGTTCTGTTTTGCAGTGGATTTTTAGTGTTGTTTTCCGGCTGTACGCCGAAAAAGCCGATCGGAACGACGAGAACGATCGTTGATCAGGTGGGACATACGGTCGTGCTGCCTGAAAAAATCGAGCGGGTCGTGATCGCGTCGGTCTGGCCGCTCGCGTCGGTATACTGTCTGGCGTTCGGCACCGACACGTTGGTCGGTCTCGACCCGGCGATCATCAGCGCTGCCGAAAATTCGATGCTGATAAAAATAGCGCCGGATATCGCTTCTATTCCGAGTTCGTTCAGCAAAAACGGTATGCTGAACGCGGAAGCGCTGGCCGCCTTAAAACCGGACGTCGTTTTGTATGCATCCGGCGTGATGGAAGATTACGATGTTGCGACTCAGGCGGGAATTCCCGCGGTCGGGTTCAGTTTGAGCATAAGGGACTACAACGCCGTTGAAACGATCAACAGCTGGATCGAACTGCTCGGCCAGGTTATGGGAACCGACATGTCCGACAGCGAATACGTCGCGTACGGCCGGGAAATGGAAGCGCTGGTTGCCGGCCGCATTGCTTCCGTAAAAGATACGGACAAGCCTGCCGTCATGTTTATCCACAAATACAGCGACACGGGAATGACGGTTCCCGGTCTTTCGAGCTGGGCCGATTATTGGATCAGCGCGTCGGGCGGACGGAACGTCGCGTCGGCATTTAAGGGCAGCATGACGACCGGTATGGAACAGGTGTACGCGTGGAATCCCGATTCGATTTTCATTACCAATTTTACGGAAGCAGTGCCGGAGGATCTGTACGCGAACGCGATCGGAACTGCCGATTGGAGTCCGGTGCAGGCGGTCAAAACGGGAAACGTCCGTAAACTGCCGCTGGGAATGTACCGTTGGTACGTAACGTGTTCTGATTCTCCGCTCATGCTGCTTTGGATGGCCAAACAGAATCAGGGCGAATTGTTCGCCGATATCGATATGGAAGAAACGGTGCGCGATTTTTACCGCCGTTTTTATGATTTGGAATTGAGCGACGCGGATATCGAACGGATTTGGACGCCGAATCGGGCCGCCGCCGCGGGAATAAAAAAATAG